CTCTTTCGGCGCCGCGAATAATTTCAAATATATCGGAATGCTCCAGAATCAAGGGCTGTTCCGTTTGACTTTGAGCCGCAAACGGCAAGAGAAAGAAAATCAGCGTCAGGAATCGGGGCAATTCAGTTTCCCCCCGAGTTCTTCTCAATGAACGCCGCCACTAATTGTCGCACTTCCTCCCTCTTTTCTTTGGGGAGCCCCCCAACTTGCGCCGAAACGGCGTTTCCCCCGCCTTTGGCATGACTGCTGGAAACTATCATCTTGGCTATCTCCGACGCCGATGGCATCTGCCCCGGCGAAACATTGATAACTAATTTGTCATCATTGAAAAGCAGTACAACCCCCTTGAACTGTTGCACAAACCGGCTGGCGATTTCTTTTATGACTTTCATATCATAGCCGTCACAATCGGCGCAAATCAACTTTCTTTCGGCAGAGCCATCAGCTGCGTCAGCAAGACTCTTGAGCTGGAAAGTCAACAGTCGCTCGGACAGCGCCGCTGTCTCGCGGCGATATGCCTGGCATTGTTCGGTCAGTTTCTCAAACGACCGCTCCAGGTCATTGAAATGGCAGGTCAATTTATTTGACAATCGCGACAGCACCTGATTCTTGATCCGATAATCATATAGCGACTGACGTCCTGTAAGAAATATAATGCGCAGATGCCCCCGTAGCTTTTCGGTTCCGATTATCTTGATAAGTCCGACCTCTCCGGTGCTGCTGCAATGAGTTCCTCCGCAGGCAGAATAGTCGAATTCCCCAATTTGAATGATACGAAATCGTCCCTCCCGCTCCGGTATCTTGCGAACCGGCACCCGGCTCAATTCCTCTCTTGCGTAATACTTGACATAAACCGAAAGATTGCTCATTACTTTCTGGTTTGCCAGTTCTTCCACCTGAATTAGGGTTTCTTCGCTTAAGTCGGGGCAGGAAAGCTCAATGGTCGATTCGACCTCTCCCAGACGAGAGCTGACTGTTTCCGCCTCAGCAACCTCAATGAATGCCCGAGACAGAATATGCTGACCGGTATGCTTTCGCATATTATCCAATCGTCGCAGCGGGTCGATTCTTCCTCGAACTCTGGCGCCGGCCGGCCGTTGCCATTCTTTAAGGTAATGCCAGATTTCGCCGGAATCCTCTTCAACCACTTTGAAAACCGTCGCCTCTTCAAGCTCCCCCAAATCATACAATTGCCCGCCGGTTTCAGGATAAAAAGCAGTCCTGTCCAACGATACCGCCAAACCCTCAGCCGTTTCCCTGACGGCAACCACGGTGGCGTCAAAGTCGAAAAGATTGCTATTATTCAGATATAATCTTTCGGTCATGGTATGCTTACAGTTATACAATTCTTGACCCTGATGGTCTCCAGCGGACAAATATCGTAACAATGAAAAGATAATGCAACAGTTGAATCCCCGCCGCGCGCGACTAATGAAATCGCCCTAAATCCCCAGTTCGGCCTGTTGCGGAAGGAACCTTCCCGGTAAGGCGGAGCGAAATCGCCCCCCCAGAATGAATAGATACCAGAGCTTCTGCCCGCTCCGGGCAAAAGAACATATCTGGAAGAGGATAAATTCCAAAAATATTCCCAGCACGCTCCCCAGAGCGCCGACCGACAGGAGCGCGAGGTTTTCAACCAGCATCCAGATGACCAGAAAGGGGAGGTATGTTAGGAAGTAGACTCCGGCAAGTTGCAGGACACGGGGACGAAAGAAATCGGACCCGTTCCGCAGCCACTCCCGAAATGAGCCCTCCGGTTTGGTCGTAATCGCCGCTCTGACGGCATCGGAAAAAGTCGTGGCGGCTGTCATGATTGCCAGAAGTATCAGCGCCTTGGCGCCCGCCATATACATAGCGCTCCTGCCTACCAGCTTTCCTCCCGCCATCCCAATCAGATTGACAAAGATCAGACCGGCAACCAGCAAAACCAGATAAACAGCTATCATCATTGCCGTGATTTTTAGATGCGCTTTGAAGTTGCACCCGCATTCCTTCCAGAATTCGGACCAATTCACCGGACTTAATTTTCCCGAAACCGCCAGGTAATAAATACCGCCATTGAGAAACTGCGTTATCATCAAGAAAACTATTGCCGCCGTCAGTCCAAAAAGGAGGAACACCGGAACCAGCTCAATATGATTGCCAAACATCTCAATCAGAACCGACAAATCCCAATCATTGAGCAATCTCCGGGAGTAGAGCGATGATGACAGATAGCTATCGGCAACAAGATAGAAAGGGAGAATAAATACCGCCGCAGTCAGCGCCTTCACCAAATACAAAATCAGCCAGAGCCTTCTTGTCAAAATCAGTTTTCCGAAAGATTTCAGAATATCATTCATCTAAAGCCCCGCTACTGCAGAAAGTAACGATTCCAGAAGAAAGAGTAATCCGGATGATAAACGCATTGCCGGTCGGCTGCTGCCGGTCAGAAGCAATGAGTTATCTAACCGGTCCCGGTCAACGGCAAACTTGTCTTCCGGGTCCAGAACCGCTCCGACAGCATAACTTTCTGCCAGTACTACGACTTCTTCGGCGCCGCTTTGCGTATCCCATACCCCTTTCAGAGTATCGCCGTTCGAGAGATAGACCCAATAGCCTATCGGAAAATCAAGCCCCCCCGTTTTGCGGAAACTGAGTTCAATCCGAACCGCAGAGGTGTCGAGACGTTCATTCCGGAGATTCGATACAGAGATATTATGATTATAGTCGTCGTAGAGGATTTTATCCAGGAAATCCTTCAATCGCGCGCCCCCAAACTCCCCAAGAAGATTCAGAAAGTCGGACTCGGAAGGATGCTTGAAAAGAAATCGGCGAAAATATTCCTTCCAGAACCTGTCCGACAGACTATCTCCCAATAGCTTGTCCATAGTTTCGATTGCCAGACCACCCCGGGCATAATTGCTTGAAAAATAATCCAGGTCGTTCAGAAATTGATATGAGGGTTGTGCGATTATGATTCCATCCCCTCCGAATTGCGCCGTAAATCTCCTTAGATTGCGGTCTGACAATTTGAACCCGGCAAAGTCCAGGAGATTCGCCTCTCTGCC
This region of Candidatus Zixiibacteriota bacterium genomic DNA includes:
- a CDS encoding DHHA1 domain-containing protein, coding for MTERLYLNNSNLFDFDATVVAVRETAEGLAVSLDRTAFYPETGGQLYDLGELEEATVFKVVEEDSGEIWHYLKEWQRPAGARVRGRIDPLRRLDNMRKHTGQHILSRAFIEVAEAETVSSRLGEVESTIELSCPDLSEETLIQVEELANQKVMSNLSVYVKYYAREELSRVPVRKIPEREGRFRIIQIGEFDYSACGGTHCSSTGEVGLIKIIGTEKLRGHLRIIFLTGRQSLYDYRIKNQVLSRLSNKLTCHFNDLERSFEKLTEQCQAYRRETAALSERLLTFQLKSLADAADGSAERKLICADCDGYDMKVIKEIASRFVQQFKGVVLLFNDDKLVINVSPGQMPSASEIAKMIVSSSHAKGGGNAVSAQVGGLPKEKREEVRQLVAAFIEKNSGGN